From a single Xyrauchen texanus isolate HMW12.3.18 chromosome 26, RBS_HiC_50CHRs, whole genome shotgun sequence genomic region:
- the LOC127620299 gene encoding endonuclease domain-containing 1 protein-like, giving the protein MMVVIILSAVLMLIFQCAVSDVVKDFDKCSNFFSDNQPPEIPGVLVDSKSADQNRYKFICQGAKDKYTFATFYDTESRIPVFSAYRYSGKGNFNRDQAKKPWSTEPQLDNNKQAADDDYKNNKLNVNRGHLFPVCHAKDLDTAKSTFTLTNAVPQKESFNGGSWAHMEGCTMGLMETNCRDNNDQVSAYVLTGAVPAKNPLPQDMLNKRVNIPSMMWTAFCCYNNEKQSWFSAAHWAKNVDEDVNQKMILTVSLKNLQDELKKTWGEGLKLFNKCDEKKSLMSSIWYFISRVTG; this is encoded by the exons ATGATGGTTGTGATCATCCTCTCTGCGGTCCTGATGTTGATCTTTCAATGCGCCGTCTCTGATGTCGTAAAAGATTTTGATAAATGCAGCAATTTCTTCTCAGACAATCAGCCTCCAGAGATTCCTGGTGTTCTGGTAGATTCAAAGTCAGCAGATCAAAATCGCTACAAGTTCATTTGTCAGGGTGCTAAAGACAAGTACACCTTTGCAACGTTTTATGACACAGAATCCAGAATCCCAGTGTTCTCAGCCTACAGATACAGTGGAAAAGGAAACTTCAACCGGGATCAAGCAAAGAAACCCTGGTCGACTGAGCCTCAG CTCGACAACAATAAGCAGGCAGCTGACGATGACTACAAGAATAACAAACTGAATGTGAACCGCGGTCATTTATTTCCCGTCTGTCACGCAAAGGATCTTGACACAGCCAAATCTACATTCACCCTCACCAACGCTGTGCCACAGAAAGAGAGTTTTAATGGCGGCAGCTGGGCTCATATGGAAGGATGTACAATGGGGCTGATGGAAACCAACTGCCGCGACAATAATGATCAAGTCTCGGCGTATGTGCTGACGGGTGCCGTACCTGCAAAAAACCCCTTACCTCAAGATATGTTAAATAAGAGAGTGAATATTCCCTCGATGATGTGGACGGCGTTCTGCTGCTACAACAATGAGAAGCAATCCTGGTTCTCCGCAGCACACTGGGCCAAGAATGTAGATGAAGATGTGAACCAGAAAATGATTCTGACAGTGAGTCTGAAGAACTTACAGGATGAGCTGAAGAAGACTTGGGGAGAAGGACTGAAGCTCTTTAATAAGTGCGATGAGAAAAAATCATTAATGTCTTCAATCTGGTATTTCATCAGTCGTGTGACAGGATGA